The Alistipes megaguti sequence CTCGGTCACCACCACACGGCCGTCGCACGGTGCGAAGACCAGATCGTTGTCGTGGATGCGGACCCGACGCGGCTCGCGGAAAAAGGCCACGATGAAGAACCAGAAGAGCAGCAGGAAGATCGTTCCGCCCCACAGCAGAGCCGTGCCCGACTCGTTGACCAGCATCCGGTAGAAGAGCCACCAGATCAGCAGGCACACGGCGCCCGAAACTCCGATGATCTTGTATCCTTCCTTGTTGATTCTCATATTTCGGTACGATTTGGAGTTACATCACATAAAGCATATAGACGAAGACGAACGGCGCCGAAAGCAGTTCGGCATCGAAACGGTCGAGCACACCGCCGTGGCCGGGGATCAGCCGACCGGAATCCTTGACGCCGGCCGCCCGCTTGAACATCGACTCCACCAGATCGCCCAATACGCCGGTGATCGAGGCCACGAAGGCCAGTCCTGCCCATGCCGCATAGTTGCCCTTGAGCGCCCATGCGGCAACCAGTCCCATAGCCACGGCACCGATGACTCCACCGAAGAAGCCTTCCCACGACTTCTTGGGCGAGAGGCGTTCGCAAAGCCGGTGACGTCCCAGACTCATCCCCACCAGATAGGCGAAGACGTCGTTGGCCCAGATGATGAAGATGTAGAACATCATCACGCCGGGACTCCACTCCTCGCTGGCGATGATCGGGAAGTAGCACATCAGCGAGAAGGGAAGCGCCACGTAGATCACCCCCAGCAATGTGGTGGCGATATTGACCGCGGGATTCTCCCGGCGGCGGAAGAGTTCGCAGATGAACATCACCGGAAGCAGCAACAGCAGAAAGGCCATGCCGAAGGCAAAGGTCCGGTTGGCACTCCCCAGAATCTGGATGTCGTCGCACACGACGGCGAAATTCAGCGCCAGCAGCACCAACCCCGCAACCAGACCGACGATCCGTTGCGGAGCCGCTCCCCGCGCCTCGGTCAGGGTGTAGAATTCACGCATTCCCACGATCAGCAACAGCGCCAGCAACGCGCCGAAGCTCCATTGTGACCACGCAATGGCCCCCAGGACAACCACGGCAAGGACCGCTCCGCTCAACGTTCGGACCAGCAGATTCTTCAGTTTTTCGTTCATCGGTTTCAGTAGTCAGGTCGTTACAGGTTGTTCCGCTTATTTCTCCCCCGAGGCCGGATGCTCCGGACCGTCCGTCGCGGCATCCGATGCCGCGGTGTCGGTCGCGGCGGTCGTATCAGCAGCCGTTGCCGGCTTCTCCGCAGCCGCTCCCTGTGCTGCCGTTTCGGACGAAGCCGCTCCGCTTGCAGCGGCGGTCGAATCCGTCGCAGCAGCCGGAGCCGGTCCCTCCGCAGCCTTGGGTTTGGCCTTGGCCTCCGCCTCACGACGTTCGCGCTCGATATCCTTCTTCCGCTTGCCAAAGATCCGCTCCACATCCTCCGTGAAGACCACCTCGCGCTGCAACAGCAGTTCGGCCAGCTCCTTCAACCCCTCCTTGTGCTCCTTGAGCACCTTCTCGGCCATGCGGTAGGCCTCGCTGATCACCCGGCGCGCCTCGGCGTCGATCTGCCGGGCCGTCTCCTCGGAGTAGGGTTTCGTGAAAGACATGTCGCTCTGGCCCGTCGAATCGTAGTAGGAGAGCGTCCCCACCTGGTCGCTCATGCCGTAGTAGGCCACCATGGCGTAGGCCTGTTTGGTCACGCGCTCCAGATCGTTCAGCGCACCGGTCGACACTTCGCCGAAGGTCAGCTGCTCCGAGACGCGGCCGCCCAGCGTGGCGGCCAGTTCGTCCATCATCTGCTCGCGCGTGGTGATCTGACGTTCCTCGGGCAGGTACCACGCCGCTCCGAGCGCCTTGCCGCGCGGGATGATCGTCACCTTGATCAGCGGGCTGGCGTTCTCCAGAATCCAGCTCACCGTGGCGTGGCCCGCCTCGTGGTAGGCGATCACGCGCTTCTCGTCGTCGGTGATGATCTTGTTCTTGCGCTCCAGACCGCCCACGATGCGGTCGATGGCAGCCAGGAAGTCCTCCTTCGAGATGAATTTCTTGTTGTGACGGGCCGCAATCAGTGCCGCCTCGTTGCAGACGTTGGCGATGTCGGCACCCGAGAAGCCCGGGGTCTGGCGCGCCAGGAACGAGCGGTCGAGCTGCGGATCGAGTTTCAGCGGACGCAGGTGCACGTTGAAGATCTCCTCACGCTCCTTCACGTCGGGGAGACCCACCTCAATCTGACGGTCGAAACGTCCGGCGCGCATCAGCGCCTTGTCCAGAATATCGGCACGGTTCGTCGCCGCCAGCACGATGACGCCCGTATTGGTCTGGAAGCCATCCATCTCCGTAAGCAGCTGGTTCAGCGTATTTTCGCGTTCGTCGTTACCCGAGAAGCCGGCATTCTTGCCGCGGGCCCGGCCGATGGCGTCGATCTCGTCGATGAAGACGATGCACGGAGCCTTCTGCTTGGCCTGTTCGAAGAGGTCACGCACGCGCGAGGCGCCCACCCCGACGAACATCTCAACGAAGTCCGAACCCGAAATCGAAAGGAACGGCACGTTGGCCTCACCGGCCACGGCCTTCGCCAGGAGCGTCTTGCCCGTTCCCGGAGGGCCCACCAGCAGCGCTCCCTTCGGAATCTTGGCGCCCAGCTCCTTGTATTTGTCGGCCTTCTTCAGGAAGTCGACGATCTCCATGATCTCGACCTTGGCCTCCTCCAGTCCGGCCACATCCTTGAATGTCACCCGTTTGGAGTTGTCCTTGTCGAATACCTGCGCCTTGGCCTTGCCGACATTCATGATGCCGCCTCCGCCCCCGGCGCCCGCACCGCGCGCCATCGAACGCATGACGAAGATCCATACGCCGATGATGAGGATCCACGGCAGCAGGTTGACCAGCAGAGACGTCCAGTCGTTGCGCTCGTTCTGATAGACGACCGGAACATCCTGTCCCGACTGCGCCTCGGCAGCCTGCAGATCCTCGCGGAACGAATCCACCGAGCCGATCGTAAAGGTCAGCTGCGCACCCGATTCGGGCAGTCGGCGGAAGCGTTTGTCCACCGAGTCGTTCCGGTAACGGTCGGCGGCCTCCTTCGAAAGGAAGACCTGCGCCTCGTCGCGGTTGATGACCTGGATTTTCGTCACGTCGCCCCGCTCGACCATCTCCCGGACCGTCGACCAGTCGCTCTCGAGCGGCCGGTCGTTCGACGGATTGAACAGGTAATAGCCGACGATCAGCGCCGCAATCACGCCGTAAACCCACAGCAGCGAGGGCCGCGGCATGTTCATTTTCGGATTATTGTTGCGTTTGTTCTGATTCTGTGCCATATTACTCCTCGTATTCGTATTTCACCATCGGGGCGTCGGCCCACAGCTCTTCGAGCCGGTAGAAGCTGCGAAGCTCCGTCTGGAAGATGTGAACCACTACATCCACATAGTCCATGGCAATCCATACGGCGTTCTGTTGACCCTCGATGCGCCAGACCTTTTCACCCAGCGTCTCAAGCACCTTCTCTTCAATACCGTCGGCGATGGCCGCCACCTGCGTCGTGGAATCGGCGTTGCAGACCACGAAGTACGAACAGATTGCACCGTCGAATCCCCGAAGGTCCAACGATACAATATTCTTTCCCTTCTTATCTTCAATCGCGCTGACGATCGTTTCGATCAGTTTGTCCATAATTTCCAATAGATGTCTATAACCTTGCAAAGGTATGAAAAGAGAATGAGATTTGAAAATTACCGGTTAAAAATCGCGTAATGAGGCCCCTTTTCCACCCCCGACACCCGATTCTCCGGAATTTTAGTGCACGCAACGGATCGGACCGGTTCACGGTCGATTACGATGAAGACCCCGTCGCCGAAGTGGTCAGCAAAGGATCGTTGACGGTCTCCCGTAACGGCGATCGCTTCGACATCCGGATCTCGCTGAACTGTGCGGATGGAAACAGCCTGCTGGTCGAGTGGGCCGGAACGGCCGTCAGGAGACCGCACCCTGAGCCGCCAACCGACATAATCTCCCTCCTTCGCACCCGGCCGGAGATTATGTCTGCGGCCAAATGCCCCCTCGGGACCATGCCTGCAGCCGGCCTTCGGAACCATACCTGCAGCCGGCTCCCGAAACTATGCCTGAGGATGCACCCCGACGCTCGCCAGAATCGTGTCGGTCAGTGCCTTGATGATCGAACTCTTCACGTAGGTGCGCCGGACGGCAATGGCGATCTTGCGCGAAGTGGCCCCCTTGCAGAGGGTCTTCAACTGGTCGCGATGTTCGGCCGGAATGTACTCGACAGCCATCTCGGGAATGATCGTCAGACACGGCGTACAGTCAACGATGCGCATCAGCGTATCGAGCGACCCCGACTCGAACGAGTAGTGCGAAGGCATCGACCGCCGAGCCTGGCACAGTTCGATGATCTGGTCACGCATGCAGTTGCCCGGGCTCAGAATCACCAGATCCTTCAGGTCGATATCCTCGATGCGGATATTCTGCCGTTCGTAGAGCGGATTCTCGGGCGAAACGTAGACGTAGAAGCGGTCGTTGAAGAGCTCCTGCTCGAGGATCCCCTCGCCGCACGTCCCGCTGGCCACCAGCGCCGCATCGATCCGGTCCCGCTTCAAAGCCTCGACGATATCCGAGGTGATCATCTCCGAAATCTCCAGTTCCACCTTCGGGTAGTCGTGCACGAACGACGGAATGAACTTGTGCAGCAAATAGGGCGCAATGGTCGGAATCACGCCCAGACGCAGTTTGCCGGCCGTCTCGCCCTTGAGTTCGGCCACCGCCTCGCGGATGCAGTTGTAGGCCTTGATCGTCTCCTGGGCCCGGTCCAAAACCACAGCCCCCGCTTCGGTCGGAATCACCGGCTTCTTCGACCGGTCAAGCAGCACAACCCCCAACTCCTCCTCCAGCGACTTGATCTGCATGCTCAACGACGGCTGCGTGACGAAGCAATGTTCGGCAGCCTGCGAAAAACTGCCGCAGTTGGCCACCGCCAACAGATACTCGAGTTGGATGATTGTCATAACAGGTATTTTTTATAACAGACATTTATTTCTCAGAACGAAGATATAAAATTAATCTATATCCTACAACTTTTTTTGAAGCCCCGCGCTGTTTTTCGTATGTTTGTCTCCCAAATACCATTCAGAACAGTTATACCGCTATGGCAAAAATCATCCTCACCGGCGACCGTCCCACGGGCCGCCTCCATCTGGGACACTTCGTGGGCTCGCTGCGCCGCCGCGTGGAGCTGCAGAACTCCGGACTCTTCGACCGCATATTCATCATGATCGCCGACGCCCAGGCCCTGACCGACAACGCCGACAACCCCGAAAAGGTGCGCCAGAACATCATCGAGGTGGCGTTGGACTACCTCTCCGTAGGCCTCGATCCCGAAAAGTCGACCCTCTTCATCCAGTCGCAGGTCCCCGAACTGTGCGAACTGTCGTTCTACTACATGAATCTGGTCACCGTGCAGCGCCTGCAGCGGAACCCCACCGTCAAGGCCGAAATCCAACTGCGCGGATTCGCCGAAGGGGCCGTCGAGGGCGACACCACCCAGCGGCAGGGCATCCCCGTCGGATTCTTCACCTACCCGATCAGCCAGGCCTCGGACATCACCGCCTTCAAGGCCACGACCGTCCCCGTGGGCGAGGACCAGGAGCCGATGATCGAACAGACGCGCGAAATCGTCCACAAATTCAACTCGGTCTACGGCCAGACGCTCACCATGCCCGAAATCCTGCTGCCGGACAACGCCGCCTGCCTGCGCCTGCCCGGAACGGACGGCAAGGCCAAGATGTCCAAGTCGCTGGGCAACTGCATCTACCTCTCCGATACGGCCGACGAGGTCAAGAAAAAGGTCATGGGCATGTACACCGATCCCGACCACCTGCGCGTCGAGGATCCCGGCAAGGTCGAGGGCAACACGGTCTTCACCTACCTCGACGCCTTCAGCCGCCCGGAACACTTCGCCAAATACCTCCCCGAATACGCCTCGCTCGACGAGTTGAAGGCCCATTACCGCCGCGGCGGCCTGGGCGACGTGAAGGTCAAACGGCTGCTCATCGCGATCCTCAACGAGACGCTCGACCCCATCCGCGAACGTCGCCACTACTACGAGGTCCGCATCGGCGAGGTCTACGACGTGCTGCGCAAAGGGTCGGAAACGGCACGTGCCGCTGCGGCCGAAACCCTGGCCGAGGTGCGCCGCGCCATGAAGATCAACTACTTCGAGGACCAGCAGCTCATCGACGAGCAGGCCCGCCAGTACGCCGAGAAACTCAAACACTGATCCTGCCGTACGCCGCATGGAACTCCGCGCCGACCGTATCTACGCCGCCTTTCTCAGACTGACACGGCGTCTTTCAAACCGCCAGATGATGATGCTGCTGGCGGTGGTGGTCGGTGCGCTCGCCGGACTGGGCACCTATCTCTTCGAGATGCTGCTCTACGCCATCAAAACCGGTCTGACAAACTGGTTCCCGGTCGACAGCGCCCACTTCCTCTTCCTGATCTACCCCGCCGTGGGTATCATCCTGGCCACGCTGTTCGTCCGATACATCGTGCGCGACAACATCTCCGAAGGCGTTACGCGCGTCCTCTACGCCATGTCGAGCCGCAACTCCCGCATCGCCGCCCACAACTGCTGGACCTCGATCGTCGGCGGTGCCACGACCATCGGATTCGGCGGTTCGGTCGGTCCCGAGGCCCCGATCGTGCTGACCGGAGCCGCCATCGGCTCGAACATCAGCCGGCTGGTGCACCTCAACTACAAACACTCCACGCTGCTGCTCTGCTGCGGCGCCGGTGCCGCCCTGGCCGCCATCTTCAAGGCCCCGATCACCGGTGTGGTCTTCGTGCTGGAGATCCTCATGCTCGACATCACCGCCGCATCGGTCATCCCGCTGCTCATCGCCTCGATCACCGCCACGACGATCGCCTTCACGTTCCGCGGGTTTGACCCCATTCTGGCCGTGACGCTGGCGCCCGAGGATGCCTTCGAACTGTGGCAGATCCCGCTCTTCATCCTCCTCGGCGTGCTGTGCGGTCTGATGGCCTGGTACTTCACCTCGATGAACGCCCGCATCGGCGACTTCTTCAAACGCATCGACAGGCAATACAAGAAGTGGATCCTGGGCGGCGCCATCCTCGGCATCCTGATCTTCGTCTTCCCGCCCCTCTACGGCGAAGGCTACGAAGGATTTACCTCACTCATGCACGGCAACGAGCAGGAACTGTTCGACAACTCGCTCTTCTACCGCTTCCGCGACATCGACTGGGTCGTCGTCCTCTTCGTCATCGCCACGATGTTCTTCAAGGTCATCGCCATGGCCTCGACCAACGCTGCAGGCGGTGTCGGCGGTACGTTCGCCCCTTCGCTTTTCGTCGGGGCCTTCACCGGAGCCTCGCTGGCGCTCATCTGCAATCTGCTGTTCCACTGGGAGGTCTCGATCGTCTCGTTCACACTCGTGGGCATGGCCGGCGTCATGTCCGGCGTGATGAACGCCCCGCTGACCTCGATCTTCCTGATCGCCGAGCTCTCGAACGGTTACGGCCTCTTCATCCCGCTGATGATCACGGCCTGCATCTCGTTTGCCGTCGACTACTACCTCGACCCCGATTCGATCTACACCAAGCAGCTGCGCAAGAAGGGCGAACTGCTGACCCACGACAAGGACCAGTCAGTCTTCGTCTTCCTGAAGCTGGAGGATCTGATGGAGACCGATTTCCTGCGCATCAAGGAGAACATGACACTGGGCGACATCGTCCACATCATCTCCACGGCCCGGCGCAACATCTTCCCCGTGATCGACAACTTCGGACGCCTGCTGGGCGTCGTACAGCTCGACGACCTGCGTGAGGACATGTTCAAGCCCCAGAAATACGGCCGTCCGATCTCCGACTACATGATCCCGCCCCCGGACAAGATTCTCGAACACGAGGCCATTCAGAGTGTCATGGAGAAGTTCGAGGACAAGCATACCTGGATGCTGCCCGTCGTCGACAAACAGAACCACTATCTGGGATTCATCTCCAAGTCGCGGATCCTGAACGCCTACCGCGAACAGCTGGTCAAGATCCAGCAGTAGGAAGGAGCCGACGGAGGAGAAGCCCGTCGGGCGGATGGGGAGACGCGGAAAGCCGGAGCTCGGAAGGAGCCAACGGAGAAAAGGCCCGTCGGACGGATGGGTAGGCACGGAAGGCCGAAGCCCCGCGGCCGGTGGCATTCACCGCCTCCGATACACTCGAAAACCCAAAACCAACACAATACACCATGATCTCTTTTGACAGCCCCTCGTGGGCCGATGCGCTCGACTGCGCCGTCACGCTCTGCGACACGCAAGGGATGGTCTGCTACCAGAACCGCCGCTCCGTGGAGGTCAACGGCGACGTGAGGGGCCGCTCGCTCCTCCCCTGCCACAACGACCGTTCGCGGGAGATCATCCGACGGCTGCTCGACGACGGCGGCCGAAACGTCTACACCATTCAGAAAAAGGGCATCCGCAAGCTGATCTACCAGACCGTCTGGTACGACGAGGAACGGATCGGCGGACTCGTGGAGTTCTCGATGGAGCTCCCCGACGAGATGCCCCACTACGTCCGGTCATGACAAAAACACTTAAAGTAAGAAGAAGATGCTGCATTTCGATTGCGACTACATGGAGGGGGCCCACCCCGAGGTGATGCGCCGCCTGCTGGAGACCAACCTCGAACAGACTCCCGGATATGGCTGCGACCCCCATACGGAGCGGGCCCGCGAACTCATCCGGCAGGCATGCGGCGCCCCGCAGGCCGAGGTTCATTTTCTGGTCGGCGGCACGCAGACCAACGCCACCGTCATCGACGGTCTGCTGCGCCGGCACGAAGGGGTGCTGGCCGCCGAATCGGGTCACATCAACGTCCACGAGGCCGGAGCCATCGAAGCTGCCGGCCACAAGGTCCTGACGCTCCCCTCGCACGAAGGCAAGGTCCGCGCCGAGGAGGTCGACCGCTGGATCGAGGAATTCTACCGCGACGAAACGTGGCCCCATATGGTCGCCCCCGGGATGCTCTACCTCTCGCACCCGACCGAATTCGGGACACTCTACACGCTCAGTGAGATGGAGGCGATCCATGCCGTCTGCCAACACTACTCGATCCCGCTCTACCTCGACGGTGCACGGCTCAGCTACGCCCTGGCCTCGGAGGAGAATACCCTCACGCTCCGCGACATCGCCCGGCTGTGCGAGGTCTTCTACATCGGCGGCACCAAGACCGGCCTGCTCTTCGGCGAGGCGGTCGTCATCACGCGGCCCGAGCTGCTGCCGCACTTCTTCACCCTCGTCAAGCAGCACGGCGCCCTGCTGGCCAAGGGTCGGCTGCTGGGGGTGCAGTTCGAGACGCTCTTCACCGAAGAGCTCTACCTGCGGATTGCCCGACAGGCCATCTCGACAGCCAGGCGGCTGAAAGAGGCCCTGCTCGCAAAAGGATACCGGCTCCACATCGACTCGCCGACCAACCAACAGTTCTTCGTCCTGCCGAACCGCGAGATCGACCGGCTCAGTCAGTACGCCACCTTCGAGTTGTGGGGGCCGCGCGGCAAGGAGGAGTCCGTCGTGAGGTTCGTCACCAGCTGGGCCACCACCGACGAACAGATCGACGCGCTGACAGCCCGGCTCTGACCCCAGCCGAACGGTAGCTGGAAGGCAGTACGTTCGTTTTTTTGTCGCGTTTACTTGCTATTTTGTAAAGTTTATTTTACATTTGCGACAGCAGTCGGGAGAAGTGCGCACCTCCGACAGGCTGCCTGACCGACAAAAACGAACAACCATGAATCGAATGCTGCTGCTTCCCCACCCGTTCAAACGGATCGGATGGATGCTGTTCATCCCGACCGCACTCTTCGGCCTGCTGATGGCCATCGACGGATTCAACAGATTCCCCTCGTTTCTGCTGCCCGGTTCGGCCGTGGCCGGCGACATCGCCAACCGGATCAGCAACAACGTCGCGCTGATCGGCGTACTGCTCGGATCGCTCCTGATCACCTGTTCACGCGAACGCGTCGAGGACGAACTCATCGCCCGAATCCGCCTCAATGCCCTGCTGGCCGCCCTCTACACAACGACCGGTATCGCCGTGATAGCCGCTCTCGTGCTCTACGACTTCACCTATCTCTACTTCATGATTTTCAATCTCTGTCTGTTGCCCGTACTCTTCCTCGTGATCGAACGAATGATGTTGTGGCGGTTGAGAAAGGAGGCCTCGCATGAAGAATAGACTCCGTGTCGAACGGGCCGAACGGCGCTTGACCCAGCAGCAGCTGGCCGATGCCGTCGGGGTGAGCCGCCAGACGATCCATGCGATCGAAGCGGGACGCTTCATCCCCTCGACGCTGCTGGCGCTGAAGATCGCCCGCCAGTTTGCCAAGCCCGTCGAAGAGCTCTTCCAGTTGGAGCCAGGCGAATAAAAAAAGGGAGCGGCCTCACAGAGGTCTCTCCCCTTAACCGGCTCCGGAGTATCGGCTTCCGGCCGCCCCCCGGTCAGAGCTTGATGTCGTAGATCTGGATCACACCCACAAGCTTGCCCGACTCGTCCGTAACGAGCAGCGAGGTCACCTTGTTGCGCGTCATCATCTTCTCGGCTTCGATCAGCTTCTCGGTCGGAGCAATCGTCTTCGGGTGCGGCGTGGCGATATCTTTTGCCTTGATATTGAAGAACTCACCCCGCAGCCGCTCCATGGCCCGACGCACGTCACCATCCGTGACGATGCCCTCGATGCGGTCGCCCTCGCAGATGACGATCAGCCCCAGCCCGCCCTTCGAGATGGCGTGGATCATCTCCGTGGCCGGGCAGTCGGGAGCCACCACCGGCAGGTCGTGGTCACGCATGACGTTGCCCACGGTCATCAGCAGGCGCCGTCCCAGGCTGCCGCCCGGATGCAGGCGTGCGAAATCGACGCTCGTGAAGCCCCGCAGCTGCATCAGCGAGACGGCCAGCGCATCGCCCATGGCGATCTGTGCCGTCGTAGACGACGTGGGGGCCAGGTGCAGGATGCAGGCCTCTTTCTGGACCCGCACGTTCAGGTGCACGTCCGAATTCTTGGCCAGTGCCGAGTCGGGGTTACCCGTCATCGAGATCAGGCGGTTGCCGTTCGAGTGGATGAAGGGGACGATCTTCAGAATCTCGTCCGTCTCGCCCGAATAGGAGAGTGCCAGGATGATATCCTCCTTCGAGATCATGCCCAAGTCACCGTGGAAGGCCTCGCCCGGGTGGAGGAAGAAGCTCGGCGTGCCGGTCGAGGCGAGCGTCGCGGCGATCTTGCGCCCCACGAGGCCCGATTTGCCCATACCCGTCACGATGCACTTGCCGTGACTCGAAAGAATCATCTCCACGGCCTCGACAAACGAGTCGTCCAGCGACTCCTCCAGATGCCGGAGCGTCAACATCTCGGTATGCACCGCCTTGCGGGCCACCTCCAGAATTTGCTCTTTAGCTGTATCGATCATATTGTTGCTCAAAGCAGAGTTTCGATCAAAGGTTCCAGATCATCGAGCCGCAGCATGTTGGCCGCATCGCTCAGACCCCGGTCCGGATCGGGGTGCACCTCGAAGAAGTAGCCCGTAGCGCCGAAAGCCTTCGCAGCCCGGGCCATCGCCGGAACGAATTCGCGGTTGCCGCCCGTCTTGCCCCCCGCCGCACCGGGACGCTGCACCGAGTGGGTGCAGTCCATGATCACCGTCGGCGCGATCTGCAGCATGTCCGGGATATTGCGGAAATCGACCACCAGGTTGTTGTAGCCGAACGAGTTGCCGCGTTCGGTGAGCCACACTTCGCGGGCCCCGGCATCGAGCGCCTTCTCGTAGGGATAGCGCATGTCGGCCCCCGAAAGGAACTGCGCCTTCTTGATGTTCACGGTGCGTCCGGTCTTCGCGGCGGCCACCACCAGGTCGGTCTGCCGGCACAGGAAGGCCGGGATCTGGATCACGTCCACCACCTCGCCCACCGGCGCGGCCTGCCACGACTCGTGGATGTCCGTAAGGAGCTTCAACCCCCACTTCGCGCGCACGTCGGCAAGCATCTGCAGCCCCTTCTCGAGACCCGGGCCCCGGAACGAGGCTATCGACGTGCGGTTGGCCTTGTCGAACGAGGCCTTGAAGAGGATCTGCGTGCCCAGGCGGCGGTTGATGGCCACAAGGCGTTCGGCCACCGTGTCCAGCAGTTCGGCGGATTCGATGACGCAGGGTCCGGCAATCAGTATCATAACGTTATCGGTTGAATTCGGGGTGTTGTTTCAAAAACTCCTCGGCGCGCACCAGATCCTCCGGCGTGTCGATCCCCACGGTCTCGACCGGCGTGATGCCCACACCTATTTTGTAGCCGTTCTCCAGCCAGCGCAGCTGTTCGAGCGATTCGGCCAGCTCGAGCGGCGACTGCGGCAGCGCGGTCACCGCACGCAGCACCTCCGTGCGGAAGGCATAGAGGCCGATGTGCTTGTAGAAGGTATGCCGCGAGAGCCACTCCTCGCGCGGAACGTTGCGCAGGTAGGGGATCACCGACCGCGAAAAGTACAGCGCCCGCGACTGCGCGTCGAGCACCACCTTCGGCGAGTTGGGATTCTCCAGCGCCTCAAGGCCGTCGGACTCCGCAAAGGGCTTCACCAGCGTGGCGATGTCGGTCGAGGGGTCGTCGAAGCAGCGCTTCACCGCCTCGAGCTGCTCACGGCGAATGAAGGGTTCGTCGCCCTGCACGTTGACCACCACGTCGTACGTCCGGCCCTGTTTGCAGTAGGCCTCCCAGCAGCGGTCCGTGCCGCTGCGGTGCGCCGTCGAGGTCATCTCGACCCGCCCGCCGAACGACCGCACGGCCTCGTAGATCCGCTCGTCGTCCGTAGCCACCACGGCGTCGTCCAGCACGCCGGCCACCTGTTCGTAGACCCGCTGGATGACGGGTTTGCCCCCCAGCCGGGCAAGCGGCTTGGCCGGGAAGCGCGTCGACGCGTAGCGCGCCGGAATGATTGCGATGAATTTCATACCTTCACTGCTATTCGGTTGCATCCGCCTCGAGCCCGCGGCGCTGACGTGCCGTCAGTTTCGCCTTCGCAAGCCCGTACGATTTTTTTACCAGGTCGAGAATCTCCTCCGCCGGAATATCCCCGTCGAAACGAACGCTGATCCAGTGGTGCTTGTCCATGTGCCAACCCGGGGTGATTCCCTCGTAGCGATCGATCAGCACGGGAATCTCCTCCGGAGCACAGCGGATCGTACAGAAGTCGAACGCTTCGGCATTCACAAAGCAGAACCACTTGTCCACCACGTAAAAGACCAGCAGATTGCGGTCGTATTCGGAGGTGGCCTTCCCGAAGGCGAAGTCGTCATGCACGCCCGGCAGCGACAGACAATAGCGACGGAAATCCTCGATATTCATTTTCCCGGATATTTACTCCTTAACGGTCGTTGCGTCGGAGGCCGGCTTCGGCTCCAGTGCCAGCGCCAGCACCTCGTCGTTCGTGCGCACGTAGTGGAACGTCAGACCCTCGACGTATTCGGGCTTGATCTCGGCGATGTCCTTGCGGTTTTCGTCCGAAAGGATCAGCTCCGTGATGCCGGCCCGCTTGGCCGCCAGAATCTTCTCCCTGACGCCGCCTACGGGCATCACCCGTCCGCGGAGGGTCGTCTCGCCCGTCATGGCGATCCGCTCCTTCACCTTGCGGCCCGTGTAGGTCGAGACGATCGAGGTGACCATCGTGATGCCCGCCGAGGGGCCGTCCTTCGGGATCGCACCCTCCGGAACATGGATGTTGATGTCGTTCGTCTCGAACATCTTCGGGTCGATGCCCAACTCCTTGTAGTGGGCCATCACCCACTCGTGGGCAATCGTCGCCGACTCCTTCATCACGTCGCCCAGGTTGCCCGTCAGGCTGATGCGCCCCTTGCCGGGC is a genomic window containing:
- the kdsB gene encoding 3-deoxy-manno-octulosonate cytidylyltransferase — its product is MKFIAIIPARYASTRFPAKPLARLGGKPVIQRVYEQVAGVLDDAVVATDDERIYEAVRSFGGRVEMTSTAHRSGTDRCWEAYCKQGRTYDVVVNVQGDEPFIRREQLEAVKRCFDDPSTDIATLVKPFAESDGLEALENPNSPKVVLDAQSRALYFSRSVIPYLRNVPREEWLSRHTFYKHIGLYAFRTEVLRAVTALPQSPLELAESLEQLRWLENGYKIGVGITPVETVGIDTPEDLVRAEEFLKQHPEFNR
- a CDS encoding MmcQ/YjbR family DNA-binding protein, whose protein sequence is MNIEDFRRYCLSLPGVHDDFAFGKATSEYDRNLLVFYVVDKWFCFVNAEAFDFCTIRCAPEEIPVLIDRYEGITPGWHMDKHHWISVRFDGDIPAEEILDLVKKSYGLAKAKLTARQRRGLEADATE